The proteins below come from a single Caloenas nicobarica isolate bCalNic1 chromosome 23, bCalNic1.hap1, whole genome shotgun sequence genomic window:
- the PSMB2 gene encoding proteasome subunit beta type-2, which translates to MEYLIGIQGPDYVLVAADTVAASSIVQMKHDHDKMFKMSEKILLLCVGEAGDTVQFAEYIQKNVQLYKMRNGYELSPTAAANFTRRNLADYLRSRTPYHVNLLLAGYDEHDGPALYYMDYLAALAKAPFAAHGYGAFLTLSILDRYYKPSITREEAVELLKKCLEELQKRFILNLASFNARFIDKDGIHEVENIPLSKATS; encoded by the exons ATGGAGTACCTGATCGGCATCCAGGGCCCCGACTACGTCCTGGTGGCCGCCGACACGGTGGCGGCCTCCAGCATCGTTCAGATGAAGCACG ACCATGACAAAATGTTTAAGATGAGTGAAAAGATCTTACTCCTGTGCGTCGGGGAGGCTGGAGACACTGTGCAGTTCGCAGAATACATCCAGAAAAATGTTCAGCTCTACAAAATGAGAAATG GTTATGAATTGTCTCCTACTGCAGCTGCAAACTTTACACGCCGAAACCTGGCCGACTATCTTCGGAGTCGA ACCCCTTACCACGTCAACCTGCTCCTGGCCGGCTACGATGAGCACGACGGGCCCGCGCTCTATTACATGGATTACCTGGCGGCTCTGGCGAAAGCTCCATTTGCAGCACATGGGTACGGCGCATTCCTCACCCTCAGCATTCTCGACCGCTATTACAAGCCAA gtATCACACGTGAGGAAGCTGTGGAGCTCCTAAAAAAATGTCTAGAAGAG CTTCAGAAACGCTTCATCCTAAATCTGGCTTCTTTCAATGCCCGGTTCATTGACAAGGATGGCATCCATGAAGTGGAGAATATACCCCTATCAAAAGCAACGTCCTAA